The Spirosoma radiotolerans genome has a window encoding:
- the ppsA gene encoding phosphoenolpyruvate synthase encodes MSLYIVDLKDVDKTKRQLVGGKGANLGELTRIDGIHVPDGFCLTTEAFKRIIAETPSVNELLDQLSQLKVENRSKINELSGEIRRVIEGITIPEDIQSAIIQQLSRLGENNAYAVRSSATAEDLPTASFAGQQDTYLNIIGTEAILTHISKCWASLFTERAVIYRLQTAASADQFDHRKVYLSVVVQKMVFPDAAGIMFTADPVTSNRNVVSIDASFGLGEALVSGLVNVDNFKVVNGRIVARKISAKKLGIYAVNEGGTNQQEIEPDRQNRPALADARILQLEHIGRKIETHFGSPQDIEWCLVDDARLPDGQGFYIVQSRPITTLYPIPARQAGGPVANDQSNAEAGLHIYISVGHQQMMTDAMKPLGLSFWLLTTPAHMRIAGGRLFADVTQMLASPGSRHTIIATLGKFDPLVKDALTTILERGDFIKSLPDEKKESGSDTSNKPVPLPNYQALNDYDPAIVSDLVRRSQTSIDALKQNIQSKSGSALFDFILDDIQQLKKSISDPQNMGVIMTAMNAASWINEKIELWLGEKNVADTLSQSVSNNITSEMGLALLDVADVIRPYPDVIDYLQKAKEDNFLDELLQFDGGQETKDAFDAYLDKYGMRCTGEIDITRSRWSEKPATLIPIILSHIKNVEPGASKRKFEQGQQEAQKKEQELVARLAQLPDGAQKVQDTKRMNSLVRNLSGYREYPKYSIVSHYFVYKQALLKEAEQLVQAGILQSAEDSYYLTFDEFRELVRTHQLDYQLIGQRKEEFKRYEKLMPPRVITSDGEIFTGKYKLANLPAGAMAGLAVSSGVIEGRARVIVNLEDAAISMAVLEEGDILVTVFTDPSWTPVFVSIKGLITEVGGLMTHGAVIAREYGLPAVVGVENATKRIKDGQRIRVNGTEGYVEIL; translated from the coding sequence ATGAGTTTGTACATAGTTGATTTGAAGGATGTTGACAAAACAAAACGTCAACTTGTTGGGGGTAAAGGCGCTAATCTGGGAGAACTGACCAGAATTGACGGCATCCACGTACCGGATGGCTTTTGCCTTACTACAGAAGCCTTTAAACGGATCATTGCGGAAACACCGTCGGTTAACGAATTACTGGATCAGTTATCGCAGCTGAAGGTAGAAAACCGAAGTAAAATCAATGAACTAAGCGGAGAAATCCGTAGGGTTATCGAAGGAATAACCATTCCTGAAGACATTCAATCAGCCATCATTCAACAACTTTCCAGACTTGGGGAAAACAATGCCTATGCCGTTCGATCCAGTGCCACGGCAGAGGATTTACCAACAGCCTCCTTTGCAGGCCAGCAGGATACCTATCTGAACATCATTGGAACGGAGGCCATTTTAACCCATATCAGTAAGTGCTGGGCATCGCTCTTTACCGAGCGGGCCGTTATTTACCGCCTTCAAACAGCCGCATCAGCAGACCAATTCGACCACCGTAAAGTCTACCTATCCGTGGTCGTTCAGAAAATGGTTTTTCCGGATGCAGCAGGCATTATGTTTACGGCCGATCCGGTCACGTCTAATCGAAACGTGGTATCTATTGATGCCAGCTTCGGATTAGGAGAAGCTCTGGTCTCTGGCCTGGTGAATGTCGATAACTTTAAAGTAGTAAACGGTAGGATCGTCGCCAGAAAAATATCAGCCAAAAAGTTGGGCATTTATGCAGTAAACGAGGGCGGTACTAACCAACAGGAGATTGAGCCTGACCGGCAGAACAGGCCAGCGCTGGCGGATGCCCGGATTTTACAGCTTGAACATATTGGCAGAAAGATCGAGACACATTTCGGTAGCCCGCAAGACATTGAATGGTGTTTGGTCGACGATGCCCGCCTGCCAGACGGGCAAGGGTTCTATATCGTCCAAAGTCGGCCCATCACTACGCTATATCCGATTCCCGCCCGTCAGGCAGGTGGTCCTGTAGCGAATGATCAGAGTAATGCCGAAGCAGGCTTACACATTTATATATCTGTCGGGCATCAGCAAATGATGACCGACGCCATGAAGCCGCTGGGATTGTCTTTTTGGTTGTTAACGACGCCTGCACACATGCGTATAGCTGGCGGGAGGTTGTTTGCTGATGTTACACAGATGCTGGCTTCACCCGGCAGCAGGCATACGATAATCGCCACGCTGGGAAAATTCGATCCGCTTGTAAAAGATGCATTGACAACCATCCTGGAGCGGGGAGATTTTATCAAGTCGTTACCGGATGAGAAAAAAGAATCAGGCTCTGATACAAGCAACAAACCGGTACCCCTTCCGAATTACCAAGCATTAAACGACTATGATCCAGCCATTGTTTCTGATTTGGTCAGGCGTAGTCAGACATCGATAGACGCCTTAAAGCAAAACATCCAGTCGAAGTCAGGATCAGCTCTGTTTGATTTTATTCTGGACGATATCCAGCAATTAAAAAAGAGCATTTCTGATCCACAAAACATGGGTGTAATCATGACGGCCATGAATGCGGCATCCTGGATCAATGAAAAAATAGAGTTGTGGTTAGGCGAAAAGAACGTAGCCGATACGCTTTCTCAATCTGTATCGAACAATATCACCTCGGAGATGGGGCTGGCGTTATTGGATGTTGCCGATGTAATTCGCCCTTATCCAGACGTAATTGACTATTTGCAAAAGGCAAAAGAGGATAACTTTTTGGATGAGCTGCTTCAATTTGATGGCGGACAGGAAACCAAAGACGCTTTCGATGCTTATCTGGACAAATACGGGATGCGCTGTACCGGAGAAATCGACATTACGAGATCTCGCTGGAGCGAAAAGCCAGCTACTCTTATCCCTATCATTCTCAGTCATATCAAAAACGTTGAGCCTGGCGCCAGCAAGCGAAAGTTTGAGCAAGGGCAACAGGAAGCGCAAAAAAAAGAACAGGAATTGGTAGCTCGGTTGGCCCAGCTACCGGATGGTGCCCAAAAAGTCCAAGATACAAAACGAATGAATAGCCTGGTTCGGAACCTCAGCGGTTACCGTGAATACCCGAAATACAGCATCGTTAGTCATTACTTCGTGTATAAGCAGGCATTGCTGAAAGAAGCCGAACAGCTCGTACAAGCGGGCATTCTTCAGTCAGCAGAGGACAGCTACTACCTCACATTTGACGAATTCCGCGAACTGGTGCGCACCCATCAACTGGATTACCAGCTTATCGGCCAACGAAAAGAGGAGTTCAAACGCTATGAAAAACTGATGCCACCACGCGTAATCACCTCTGACGGTGAGATCTTTACGGGTAAGTATAAACTGGCAAATCTCCCGGCAGGAGCCATGGCAGGTCTGGCTGTTTCTTCCGGCGTAATTGAGGGCCGAGCACGAGTTATTGTAAACCTGGAAGATGCCGCCATTTCCATGGCGGTTCTGGAAGAGGGTGATATCTTAGTTACCGTTTTTACAGACCCGAGCTGGACACCCGTATTTGTATCCATAAAAGGCCTGATCACCGAAGTTGGCGGCCTAATGACCCACGGCGCCGTTATCGCCCGGGAATACGGCTTGCCAGCCGTTGTCGGCGTGGAGAATGCGACCAAACGGATCAAAGATGGGCAACGGATTCGCGTGAATGGAACAGAAGGGTATGTAGAAATCCTGTAA
- a CDS encoding MarR family winged helix-turn-helix transcriptional regulator gives MKNDVVRKLSQQYAYTSIQMHEAVARKAGFSGTDHKYLGFFIQKGAMTAGELATLSGLTTGAVTGLIDRFEKKKLVKRRLAEDDRRKVIIEPDTSAIMALLAPLYKEFRNKSDELIASFSNEEVKIIEAYFLKAIELMSETTNKLNDK, from the coding sequence ATGAAAAACGACGTAGTAAGAAAACTGAGCCAGCAGTATGCCTATACCTCCATTCAGATGCATGAAGCCGTTGCTCGAAAAGCAGGGTTTTCCGGGACTGACCATAAATACTTAGGGTTTTTTATCCAGAAAGGAGCAATGACAGCCGGCGAACTGGCAACTTTAAGCGGTCTAACGACCGGTGCCGTTACTGGTTTGATCGATCGATTTGAAAAGAAAAAATTGGTAAAAAGACGATTGGCGGAAGACGACAGACGGAAGGTTATCATCGAACCCGACACGTCAGCCATAATGGCGCTATTAGCACCGCTTTACAAAGAATTCCGGAATAAGTCAGACGAACTCATTGCTTCATTTTCAAACGAGGAAGTTAAAATCATTGAAGCCTATTTTTTAAAAGCGATTGAATTAATGAGTGAAACAACCAATAAACTCAACGACAAATAA
- a CDS encoding VOC family protein — MKKVTGIGGIFFKCDDPQKMKDWYAQNLGLPMDEYGTTFKWRDADDPSKEGATVWGAFDKNTSYFEPSKKDFMINYRVEQLEELVKQLKSDGVTVLDEIAVYDYGKFVHILDPEGNSIELWESTE, encoded by the coding sequence ATGAAAAAAGTAACTGGAATAGGCGGGATTTTCTTTAAGTGTGACGACCCGCAAAAAATGAAAGACTGGTACGCTCAAAATCTGGGATTACCCATGGATGAGTATGGTACCACATTCAAATGGCGCGATGCCGATGACCCAAGCAAAGAAGGGGCAACCGTTTGGGGCGCTTTTGACAAGAATACCAGCTACTTTGAGCCCTCAAAAAAGGACTTCATGATCAACTACCGTGTTGAGCAGCTTGAGGAACTGGTGAAGCAGCTAAAGAGCGATGGCGTAACCGTACTGGATGAAATAGCTGTTTATGATTACGGGAAGTTTGTTCATATTCTTGATCCTGAGGGCAATAGTATTGAGTTGTGGGAGAGTACCGAATAA
- a CDS encoding SMP-30/gluconolactonase/LRE family protein, translating to MKLLCLLCLFCFPSVALVAQTPDTYPAHPDSQSKPGVPKGEVLKFTFNSSTLFPGTWREYWVYVPAQYQPDQPACVYVNQDGIQWQAPAVFDNLIHQKEMPVTIGIFVMHGRVKTANPDAGLDRFNRSFEYDGVGDKYVRFLLNELLPDVETKKTTDGRAIHLSHKGNDRAIGGSSSGAVCAFTAAWERPDAFSRVFSTIGTYVGLRGADQYPTLIRKIEPKPLRIFLQDGTNDLNIYAGDWWMANQTMERALTFAGYDLQHIWGEGGHNGKQGTAIFPDAMRYLWKGWPELIKAGTSKNQTLTEILLPNEGWQLVGEHFKLSEGSSVNDKGEVFFTDGPAGKIWKVGLDGQLSLFTGNASLIYRQAFSPDGRLYATNKSTSNLMAYTALGKATPIAEGLAAHDIVVANNGNTYFTSTPPNGQGNSAVWLIRPTGKKLVVDTALFSANGIALSPDQTLLYVSDKRSHWIYSYSIKSDGTLANKQQYYWLHSPDTADDAGAEGLSTDRDGRLYVATHMGIQVCDQAGRVNGILPTPNGKVTTLCFGGANFDMLYATCDDKVYRRKLNVKGANAWDKPSKPAAPKL from the coding sequence ATGAAGCTCCTTTGTCTGCTTTGTCTGTTCTGTTTTCCTTCTGTTGCGTTAGTAGCCCAGACGCCTGATACTTACCCGGCTCATCCCGATTCACAGAGCAAGCCAGGCGTTCCCAAAGGGGAGGTACTCAAATTTACGTTTAATTCCTCCACCCTCTTTCCAGGTACCTGGCGGGAGTACTGGGTGTACGTACCCGCCCAATACCAGCCGGATCAACCCGCTTGTGTGTATGTCAATCAGGATGGAATTCAGTGGCAGGCGCCCGCCGTTTTCGACAATCTGATTCACCAAAAAGAAATGCCCGTTACAATTGGCATTTTCGTCATGCATGGACGTGTTAAAACGGCTAATCCTGACGCTGGTCTTGACCGATTCAATCGCAGTTTTGAGTATGATGGAGTAGGCGACAAGTATGTCCGCTTTTTATTAAATGAACTTCTCCCAGACGTGGAGACCAAAAAAACAACGGACGGCCGAGCGATTCATCTTTCTCACAAAGGTAACGATCGGGCAATCGGCGGGTCTAGCAGCGGAGCCGTTTGTGCGTTCACGGCGGCCTGGGAGCGGCCGGATGCGTTTAGCCGGGTCTTCAGTACGATTGGTACGTACGTCGGATTACGTGGGGCCGATCAATATCCGACCCTGATCCGTAAGATTGAACCCAAACCGCTACGCATCTTTCTGCAGGATGGCACCAACGACCTCAATATCTATGCGGGCGACTGGTGGATGGCCAATCAAACCATGGAACGAGCACTTACCTTTGCGGGCTATGATCTGCAACACATCTGGGGAGAAGGTGGTCATAACGGCAAGCAGGGTACGGCGATTTTCCCCGATGCGATGCGCTATTTGTGGAAAGGCTGGCCCGAGTTAATCAAGGCCGGAACGTCAAAGAACCAGACGCTCACTGAAATCTTGCTACCCAATGAAGGCTGGCAACTGGTTGGCGAACACTTTAAATTGTCCGAAGGCTCCAGTGTAAATGACAAAGGAGAGGTATTTTTTACGGATGGTCCAGCCGGGAAAATATGGAAGGTAGGCCTGGATGGTCAACTAAGTCTGTTTACCGGAAATGCCAGCCTGATTTATCGACAGGCGTTTAGTCCTGATGGGCGACTGTATGCCACGAATAAATCAACCAGCAACCTTATGGCCTACACCGCTTTGGGGAAAGCGACCCCCATTGCCGAAGGCTTGGCGGCCCATGATATAGTGGTGGCCAACAATGGAAATACGTACTTTACCAGTACACCCCCCAATGGCCAGGGTAATTCCGCAGTATGGCTGATTCGGCCCACGGGCAAAAAACTCGTGGTCGATACCGCTCTTTTTTCAGCGAACGGGATCGCTCTTTCGCCCGATCAAACCCTGCTTTATGTATCGGATAAGCGTTCTCACTGGATCTACAGTTACTCGATCAAGTCGGATGGCACCCTGGCTAACAAACAACAATACTACTGGCTTCACTCCCCGGATACGGCTGATGATGCAGGCGCCGAAGGTCTCAGCACCGATCGAGATGGGCGGCTCTATGTGGCTACCCATATGGGAATTCAGGTGTGTGATCAGGCCGGTCGGGTCAATGGAATTCTGCCGACTCCTAATGGGAAGGTAACCACCCTTTGTTTTGGGGGAGCCAACTTCGATATGCTCTACGCAACGTGTGACGATAAAGTGTATCGACGTAAACTGAACGTTAAGGGGGCCAACGCCTGGGACAAACCCAGCAAGCCAGCCGCGCCAAAGTTATAA